AGGCGTAGATTCCGGGTGGCTATCTAGATCGCTGTATTCACCACCTAAGTCAATCAAATTGATGCGTTTGTAAGAGCTGACGTCGCCAACTTGCTTCCAACGATCATAAAGCGCGCGCTTATCCTGATTGGAATTTAAAAGCTGCTGCATGCTGATATTCTCCACCTTGTTGTATAGAGCCGAGTTAAACACATCTTGATTATACAGATAGCGGACAATGACATTTGCCGAGAAGCCCTTATAAACTAAGTTTGAGGTGAATACCCCCTGTAATTTAGGTCTGCTATTTCCAACGACTACAGCATCATTATAATCGTATTGAAAGCTATATGTTCCATCTTTCTTCATGAACAATTCGTTTCCGGTGGCAGGATCAATCCCTAAGGAAGGAACGGTCCAAATGTCTGCCGGATCGCCGCCATCTCTATATTGGATAAGCGATTTGCTCTGTCTCAGATTGCTGTTCATACTTTCAAGAATGCTATTGAAATCATTATACTCTTGTTTGTATGTCGATCCCATTAAGCCTATCGTCCAAATGATACGGTCTTGTAATTTGTAAATAGGGGCATACTTTGCATATACTTCGACACCGTCTACCGTCAGGTTACCAGCATTAATCGGATAACGTGATAAAGAAGTTGAGGATGGAAGTGCGACTGCCACAACAAGAGGATCGGTGAATTTTCTATAGGCATTCACATATCCTGACAATCGGCTATTCCATGCTGCGAAATCTAATCCTAATGAGATGGTCTCGGTATTCTGCCATTTTAGTTTCTTATTCCCTAAGGAGCTAACGTTGACACCCTGACCCCAGAAGTTATAGCCAGATTCGTAATCATAGGTTGTGATCGACGTATAGCTCGTGAAGTTTTGATTTCCGGTGCGACCGTAGTTACCGCGAAGTCGCAATAAGTTGATAGCGGGCGCGACGTCATTAAAAAACTGTTCTTTGTGAAGGTTCCAGGATAAACCACCCGAGAAAAATGGCGAATAGAGATTATCTACGCCGAAGGCGGTAGAACCGTCGTAGGAAAATGTAAAGTCGGCGTTGTATTTATTATCATACGAGTAGTTGAACGTACTGATCAGGGAATTCCGGCGCTCAACGATTGCTGAAGATTGCGGTCTGGAGTTTTCAAGATAGCCGTAAGCATATCTCGCTGCTCCCGTACTAAACGTAGGGAACCCGACAGCGATAAATCCTGCAGAATTAGCATTCGAGTTGAATACCTCTGCATGAACCTGTCCGTTTAAGCTGTGTTTTCCAGCGAAAACCTTATGGTAAACCACACTTGCATTTGCTGTATAGTTCAAGCGGCTCATTTCGGAATTCGTTAAACGACCTTTTTCAAGCACGTTGATCAAACGATATTGCGTGTGTCTTGGCGATATAAATACATTGTGCTCGGTATCGTCTTTATAGATCTGTAGGGCACCGTTAAGCGTCCAATTACTGTTGATATCCCAGCGTATCTTTGTATTGTTTGTTATCGCGTAGTTTTTGGTACGGTCAAAGCTCCCGATTTCGGAAAGATAAAGCGGGTTGCTAATGTATTCCACTTCGCTGCTGTAACCGCTTGACACGATCGCTAAATAGGGCTGCGAGCTGGGTGCTTTTTCGTAGTAGGGATTGGTATTGACCCAGTTGCTGAAGCTTCCATAATTTGATTCTTGGGCGCTGTAGCCATTAATATAAAGCATATTGCTTGCACGGAAGTTCTTATGTCGGAAATCAACGTTTAAGCGTGTTCCCCAGGTATCTCTCGAAGAACCTTTCATCGCCCCGTTATTCTTGCGGTAATCTCCTCCGATACCATAAGTAAGCGATCCGTCGCCACCGTTGACCATAAGCGAGTTGCGTTGCGATACGGCGGTTTGCACAGGATCGCTTAGCCAATAGGAATCAACCCCTCTCGCAATGTTCTTTAGTCGTTCGGCGTAAAGCGCATCTAATTCGATTTGCGTTTCGTATTTATCACGGCGCGGGTGGATGGTGTAGCGCCCGGATAGTCTTTCAAATTCAACCTTTTCGGCAGCATTCATCATATTGTAGCTGCGAAGATCGGGGGCATCTATGTTGATGTCTGTACTGTAATTGATTAATAGTTCGCCGGGTTTTGGCGCTATTGTTTCAATAACAATAACTCCGTTGGATGCACGTGAACCATAAATAGCGGTAGAGGCAGCATCCTTAAGGATCGTTACTGAGGCGATGCGGTTGATGTCCATATCGGTAATGGTTCTCAAGGTCGTCGGGAAGCCATCTAAAATGAATAAGGGCTGATTGGGATCTTCCGAGAACTCGTCTCTCAATGCATCCGTAGCAATACTCGTTTGTCCACGAAGTTCGATGGTTGCTAATGCATTTGGGTTAGAACCTGCTAAGTTATTCTCCATGGATAGGAAAGAAGGATCTAATGCTTTTAGCGATTGAATAACATTGGTATTCCCAACCTGCTTAAGCTCCTCGGTATTGAATGAAGCACTTGCTCCGGTAAAGGTTTCTTTTTTACGAGCAGAAATACCCGTCACAACGACCTCTTCCACACGATTGTCGGTTGATTCTAGAACGACGCGAACCGTGCTTCCTTGCACCCTGATGACTCTAGTTTCATACCCGACATTGGATACTTCAATCTCTTGGTTTTGGATGTTTCCAGGAAACGTAAAGCTACCATCGCTGTTTGTGGAAGTTGCTTTTTTACGGTCGGAAATCAGTCGGATAGACGCTCCTGATATCGGATTACCCTGCGCATCGACAACTACCCCTTTGGTCGATTGCTGCTGTTGGTTTCTCTCGTTTGTAGTCGTCTTCTTTTTGGGAAGAATACTAATGGTTTTGTTTTTGATCTGATAGTCAAGCGGCAGATTCTGTAATACGGATTCGACAGCCTTATCTACAGGCACATCTTTCAGTTCGATGGATATTCTCGGATATTGATTGATCATATCTGCATCGAAGAATAAGTCATAGCCCGACTGATGTCGGATTTGGAAAAGTGCCTGTTGCAGCGACATCGTTTTCCGAGGGATCGTAATTTGTCCCGACACTAAACTACTGCTCAGCAGCAGTGCTGCAAGAATGGTAGTTCGTCCCATCTTCAATCCTCCTTTGTTCAAGGAGAACTCACCCCTAAAGAGTGTTTTTAGAGAGATTTTCATAATTAGTTATAAAAAATAGGGTTAAAAGTTTGATACGTATATTGTTTTGGCGTTTATTCTAAAATTTAAGTTTTGAGAGGAACTCATGATGTTTAGAATCTCCTGAAGGGATTTGTTCTTGGCTATTGCTCCGGTGAATCGTTTCTTTTCGATGTCGTTGTCAATTTTGAATTTCACATCATACCAACGTTCGAGTTCTACGCAGATTTCGGCGAGGTCGGCATTGATAAAAATGAAGTCGTTATTGATCCAAGCAAGACTGCTTTCATCGTATTCACGCTTAATAAGTCCGGATGCGTTGAGCGTTGCTTCTTGTCCTGGTGATAAAATAAGCGAATGATTGGCTTTTAAGGCCCTAACTTCAACTTTACCTTCGACCAAGGATGTGCGGCTTTCGGCTTCGCCGGCATAGTTTTTAACGACGAATTTGGTTCCTAAAACTTTAACTGCCTGTTGTTTTGAGTTGACGATAAAGCTGCTGTGATTGGCAGTTTTCTTGATTTCGAAATATCCTTCACCTTCCAGATACACCTCACGTTTATCCTGTTGGAATCGGGTCGGAAAACGTAGTGAGGAAGCGGCGTTCAAAGTAACTTTGCTGCCATCAGCCAGTAGGATAGAAGAGATTGTTCCCTTCGGAGTCGTTAATGTATTATATGCTATTGGAGCATCGCTATTATTGATTTCTTCTTGTTGGTATAATAAATTCCCTTGCTCGTCAACACGAATGCTTAAGCCTTCGCTTGTTGTAATATCTTGCTTTGTATTCGGATTGATAACAATGGTTTTTCCGTCTGCCAATTTCAATTCGACCTGATCTTTAGCCGGCATAATGCTAGCGACTTCAGAAAGGGGGAGGGTCTTTGGATTTTGATTGATATAGATGGCTATCGCAATAGCATAGGCTAATACTGCGGCTGCTGCGACCTTCCAATAATTGTTGAAAGCAAAGACTTTTGGTTTTCGCTGTAGTTCTTTGCTCAAGTCTTTTCGAATTTGCTGTTTATGAAGATTTAAAGTTGCTTGATCAACTTCTTGTTCATCTTCGGATACAGCGTACCAGAACTCGACAGCTCGTTTCTCTTCATCAGAACATTGCCCACTGAGGTATTTGTCGATAAGTATTTTAAAATCGTGTTCGGTCATGTTAATGGTTTATCAGTACTGCATTATCAGGCAGTATATAGATAAGACGACTTAGTATAGTGTGAGTTGTAGATTAAAAGAGAAAAAAATGCGTATAGGGGTGAAGTTTTTTTCTTAAAATCTTTAATGCGTTGTGTATCTGTGTTTTAACTGTTTTTTCGGAGATGGCTAATTGATCGGCAATCTCCTGGTAACTCAAGTCTTGTTTGCGGCTCAGCTCAAATACCTGCCGCATCTTTGCAGGTAGGCTGTCTACCGCTTCCGAGATTATCGTTTATATTTGTTTTTCGCGGATGCGGAAATCTGTCGACTCCACGAGCTTGTAAGTATGTAGAAACGATTGATAGTACGTGTCGACTATTTTGTTGTGCTTAATTAAGTCGAGAACCTTATTGCGCGCAGTGATATACAAGTATCCTCTAATATTTGTGATGTGGGTCAGTGAGTCTCGGTTTTCCCAGAGCTTCAGAAATACATCGTGTGTGAGGTCTTTAGTAAGTTCGTAGTCCTTGGTTTTGTTGTAGATATGAATATATATATCCTCAAAAAAACGATCATATAGCAGATCGTAGGCAGCATGATTGCCTTCGCTAATCCTATGGATTAGCTCGATATCGTCTATATGTTGATCGTTCGTATTCATATCAAATTTAAGCCACCATCAAAAACTTTTGAAAGTTTGCTCATAGGTCGATGTGTAATCAATAAGCTGTAAATGAGTAGTGACAAATATAAAAAAAGCTTTTACTGAATATAAATGATTTGGGGAAATTTGCCAAAAAAGTTCTCCTTGAAAATCAGTGCGTTAATGGTGTTTTAATGAAAAGTCGGCATTTTTCTTTGCAAAAAAGGTTAAAATTCTGATATTTGCATCACCAAAAACAAGCCTCCTTAGCTCAGCTGGTAGAGCAACTGACTTGTAATCAGTAGGTCATTGGTTCGATTCCGATAGGAGGCTCAGAAAAGGGTAAAGAAAAAGCTCATCGAAAGATGAGCTTTTTTCGTTTTTTATGGGGGTATCCTTTTTATTATGAACGTGTCTGTTTTCAAAGGCCATCAAGAACTTTCATCCCTGTGGTTTTTTAATTGAAATATAAGGGATCATGTACAAAAGTTGTGGAGGGGATAAAAAATAATTAGATATTTGTGCTTTGATATTTATACAGATGCACGAATCTTTCAACGCGTTAATGCCCTTAATTATTCCCGAAGGAGTTTCCGATTATTTTGAGATGACCCACTATTCCAAAGAAGAAAAAAGACTGGATATCTTTCTGGAGGAAGTCAATACTACACCTGAAGAATATCAAGGCCAGAAGTTGATTTCCAAGGGGTTTTTCGAACCCGTTACCCTTCAAGATTTTCCTATCCGTGGCATGCAGGTCTATCTTCATGTCAAGCGCCGCAGGTGGCTCAACCAGGATACCGATAAAGTAGTCTACAGAAATTGGGAACTAGTAGCCAAAGGGACGCGCATCACACAGGATTTCGCAGCTTTTTTAAAAGGTATCAGCGGACAACCAGGCTCATAGCATTCAGACCATCAGTTCATTCTATGGGATATCAGCCAGTAAACTAAGGAGATACTACCGCAATAAACTGAGCGGTTTCCAGGATTGGGAGCATCGCGAAAATGCGCGAGATGGATTGATCTTCCCACAGAATGTCAGCGGCCATCTTTCTATTGACGAGACCTGCCTATCCCATGGCGAGCTCTATACCGTTGTCACCAATAAAGAAGCACGGGGCAAAAAAGGGACCATTGTAGCCATACTGAACGGGACAAAATCAGAGAACATTATCCCGATCCTTCAAAAGATTCCACAGAGATTACGAAATAAAGTTCAAGAGATAACGCTTGATTTAGCCGGTAATATGGGATTGATAGCCAAAAGATGCTTTCCCAATGCTGTTCAGGTAATAGACCGTTTCCATGTTCAGCAACTTGCTGCCGAAGCGCTTCAGGAAATAAGGATAAAGCACCGCTGGCAGGCCATTGACGATGAAAATCAGGCAATTGACCAAGCACGAAAGAATAAGGAAACCTATTTTCCGGAAGTCCTATCCAACAGTGAAACCATCAAACAGTTACTTGCAAGAAGCCGATACCTGCTTTATAAAAGTGAACATAAATGGACTTTGGAGCAAAGAGAAAGGGCTGCTGTACTCTTTGAGCGATATCCTGATATTGAAAAGGCGTACAGGCTATCCCAAGAACTCTCTTGGATATTCAACACCACCATAGATAAGATCTACGCCTTTACAAGGTTGGCAAAATGGGCGGATAAAGTGGAACAGGCCGGCTTCAAGTCATTCAACACCGTCTCCAGAACCATAAATATCCATCACAAAAAAATATTGAACTACTTCGACAACAAGAGTACAAATGCTTCAGCAGAATCTTTCAATGCAAAACTCAAAGCTTTCAGAAGTCAGTTTAGAGGTGTAGGTGACATCAATTTCTTCCTGTTCAGATTGACCAAATTATTTGCGTAATCCACAGGTTTTGAAACTGATCCGAAAAGTGCATAAAAAAAAGAGCAACTTTTTACAGTTGCTCTTATGTCTTTGCGGAGAGGGCGGGATTCGAACCCGCGGTACCGTTTCCAGTACGACAGTTTAGCAAACTGTTCCTTTCGGCCACTCAGGCACCTCTCCGGGTTTTGACAGTGCAAACATAAAGCAAAATTTTCACTCTACAAAGCTGTTATCGCTAATTTTTAACAATTTTTTCATACGAAATGACAACCTGCTGAATGTCAATTCCTTTTTTTAGCTGTCTTTTTTCTTGCTTAGATCGTAATCTATACGTACATGATAAATACTCTTCAGCATAGACTTGAAAATCTTAGATACTTCGGTAATATCACGCATAGTAATATCCGCATTTGCAAACTGGCGCTGCATTAGCTTATGATCGATAATCTTGTCGACAAGGTTATTGATAGACTCTTCTGTAGGCTCTTTTAACGCGCGGGAAGAGGCTTCAACCGAGTCGGCCATCATCAATACTGCAGTCTCTTTGGAGAATGGTACTGGACCAGGGTATTTGAATATGGACTCATCGATAACCTTATCTGGATTGTCTTTTACGGCTAGGTTGTAGAAGTAGTCAACTTTAGTCGTTCCGTGGTGCGTACGGATAAAATCAATCACTACCTCCGGCATCTGATGCTTTCTCGCCATCTCGATCCCTTTCAGGACGTGCGAGATAATAATCTGTGCACTTTGTTCCGGCGTCAGCTCTTCATGTGGGTTATCATTCGTTTTCTGATTTTCGATAAAATAAAGCGGGTTGATCATCTTCCCGATATCATGATATAAAGCACCGGCACGAACTAAAAGAGGGTTGCCACCGATCTTATAGATTGCTGCTTCAGCAAGGTTTGCCACCTGCAATGAGTGTTGAAAGGTGCCTGGAGCTTTCAGGGATAGCTCGCGCAATAAGCGGGAATTACTATTGGTTAATTCCATCAAAGTCAAATCAGACACGATGCCGAATAACTTCTCAAATGCATAGATCAGGGGATAGGCTAGAAGCGTTAATCCGACACTGACAGCAAACGGTAATATATCTTGCCAGTAAATGGTCGAGAAGGAGCCGTTACGCGTCAGCACTAATCCGATATAAGCAAGTATATAGGTCGCCAAGATAATCACACTGGACACGAGGAATTGCTCTCTTTTTACAAGCGTTTTAATGCTATAGATGGCCACCATTCCGGAGGTGAACTGCAGGAACACGAAGTCGAAACTGTTTGGTACAAATAGGCCGGCTACCAAAACCATCAGGATATGGATATTGAGGGCGATACGAGTATCGAACAACAATCTAAAGATGATCGGCACACTACAATAAGGAATGTAGTATAGGCTCGGGATCTTCATCTTGATAGCCCAGCTCAGTACGCCTAGCATAACAAGGATAACAATGAAGATAATGAATAGCAGACGATTGTTGTTGAAGATATCTCTACGGAAGTAGAATAGGAATACCATCAATAGGGTCATCGCTAAGGATATCAGGATAAAATGGCCAAACATTACGAGATTCTGCTCGCCGGATATTCGTGACTCATCCTCAAATACTTTGCGCAATGACTCCAGTTTTTGGTATGCTTCGTTATTGATGATCTTTCCTTGTTCGGCAATCAACTCATCTTTTTGAACCATACCCCGCGTCGTCGATATATTCGCTAGGGCATTCTGTTCGATTTTGTTGGTTTGGCTTTCATTAAACACGAAGTTAATAGTGACATAACTCTTTAAAACTTCGGCAAACCAGGATTTATGTTCAATTAGGTTGTTCTTCTCTAAAGCTTCGCGCAGGTACTTATTTGCAGATTCTATAGTAAAACAATCGACGGTATTCTTTTGCTGAGCGACATTATCATGAACCAAGACGAAGTTGTACTGCATGGCTGTCGCATCATTCTTAACCGAGTCATTTCCTTTGACTTGGAATCGGTTATTTAAGGAAATGATTCCGCGATTGTATATATAGTTGAGGAGAGCAGTGCCGACCTCTCTATACTTTGAAATATCGGTTCCGGAGGAGTCGAGCTGGCTAGACTGCCATTTCTCATTTAGATCGGTATTGAACTGATCGATCTGTTCCTTGCTAGCAACGTCGTTAAGATTGTAGATAGGCTGTACCGTACGGAGAATATACTGTTTATCGCGGGCAAGTTCTTCCGGTGTCTTAAGGATGGCAAAGTTATAAGGGGAAGTGAGATTTTCGTGATTCCATGGTTTTCCCTTCTCGTATTCATATTGGAAACGGGGTTGTTTCGGTAGGAATATACAGATTAATATAATCGTAATTACTACCATCCCATATTTCCATAGGGTTGAGTTTTGCTGCAATTTGTCTTTCGGGTAGTTAATCTTTAGTTTCGCCACGTTCTTATAGTCTTCCTTATCAAACAAATGTAATTATTTTCGTGCAAATGCCCCTTATTTCTGAAAAGTATGGGGATGTTCGTCATTAGCGATTATTACTTGCTATCTTTGCAAAAAAATTATGACATGTCTGCAAAACAACATTTAATCGCCCCATCAATTCTAGCGGCTGACTTTGCTAAACTTTATGATGATATCCAAATGGTAAACAACAGCGAAGCTGATTGGTTCCACATTGATATTATGGATGGTGTATTTGTTCCTAACATCTCTTTTGGCTTTCCGGTAATGCAAGCAATTGCTAAGCATGCAAAGAAACCTATGGATGTTCACTTGATGATTGTTGACCCGGATCGCTATTTGAAAGCATGTAAAGATAATGGTGCAGCGATAATTACGGTACATTATGAAGCTTGTACGCATTTACACCGTACGCTAGCAGCTATAAAAGAATTGGGATGTAAAGCGGGCGTTGCTTTAAATCCGCATACACCGGTTTCCTTATTAAAGGATGTTATTCAGGATATCGATTTAGTTTGTCTGATGTCGGTTAACCCAGGTTTTGGTGGTCAGAAATTTATTGAGCGCACTTACTCCAAGATTAAAGAACTTCGCGCTTTAGCTTTGCAAGAAGGTACAGACTTGATTATCGAGATCGACGGGGGAGTAGGAACAGGAAATGCAGGTAAATTATTAGCAGCAGGTGCTGATGTTTTGGTAGCCGGAAGTTTCGTTTTTAATTCTGAGAATCCTCTTCAAACGGTGAAGGAATTAAAGGAAGTAGACCCTACAATTCAGCTGGTTTAACACTTGTTTAGAATATTTCCAAATTGCAGCAAGGTGGCACAAATGCAACTTTAACTTGGTTTTTTTTGTATTTTTGTTCTTGTTGGCGTAAGTAAATATTTATTCCAATAGAATTAGTTAAAAGTAAATCATATTTAAACAAATAATACATGGCTTTTGATATAGACATGATCAAAAAAGTTTATTCACAGTATGATGAGCGTATTAATGCAGCTCGTCAGGTCGTGAATAAGCCTTTGACATTAGCAGAGAAAATTTTGTATGCGCACCTTTGGGATGGTACCGCTACGGAAGCTTACGAGAGAGGTAAGTCTTATGTTGATTTCGCACCGGATCGCGTTGCGATGCAGGATGCTACGGCACAGATGGCTTTATTGCAATTTATGCAAGCAGGTCGTCCGAAGGCTGCAGTTCCATCAACAGTTCACTGTGACCACTTGATTCAAGCTCGTGATGGTGCAGACCAGGATTTAACACGTGCGAAGCAAGAAAGTTCAGAAGTGTTCAACTTCTTAAGTTCTGTATCTAATAAATATGGTATTGGTTTCTGGAAACCAGGAGCAGGTATTATTCACCAAGTAGTGTTGGAGAACTATGCTTTCCCAGGTGGTATGATGATCGGTACGGACTCACACACAGTAAACGCAGGTGGCTTAGGAATGGTTGCTATCGGTGTTGGTGGTGCTGATGCTTGTGATGTAATGGCAGGTTTACCATGGGAGCTTAAATTCCCTAAATTAATCGGTGTTAAATTAACAGGTAAATTATCAGGATGGGCAGCTCCTAAAGATGTAATCTTGAAAGTTGCTGGTATCTTAACTGTAAAAGGTGGTACTGGTGCTATCGTTGAATACTTCGGCGAAGGTGCTGAATCATTATCATGTACTGGTAAAGGTACAATCTGTAACATGGGTGCTGAAATTGGTGCAACGACATCAACTTTCGGATATGATGCTTCTATGGAGCGTTACTTACGTGCGACAGACCGTGAAGAAGTTGCTGATGCAGCAAATGCTATCAAACACCATTTAACAGCTGATGCGGAAGTATATGCTAACCCTGAGCAATACTTCGATCAATTAATTGAAATTAACCTTTCTGAGTTAGAGCCATCGTTGAATGGTCCTTTCACTCCAGATTTATATACTCCAATCTCTCGTATGCGTGAGGAAGCTGGTAAAAACGGCTGGCCTACAAAAGTAGAGTGGGGATTAATCGGGTCTTGTACTAACTCTTCTTACGAAGACCTTTCGCGTGCTGCTTCTATTGCGAAACAAGCGATCGAAAAAGGATTAGTAACGAAAGCAGAATTTGGTATCAACCCAGGTTCTGAGCAAGTACGCTTCACTGCAGATCGCGATGGTTTATTGAAAACTTTCGAAGATCTAAACGCAACGATCTTTACTAATGCATGTGGTCCATGTATCGGTATGTGGGATCGTGCTGGTGCAGACAAGCAAGAGAAAAACACGATTGTACACTCGTTCAACCGTAACTTCGCAAAACGCGCTGACGGTAACCCGAATACATTTGCATTTGTAACTTCTCCTGAAATGGTAGCAGCTATCGCTATCTCAGGTGACTTAGGATTTAACCCGGTTACAGATACATTAACAAACAAAAACGGAGAGCAAGTAAAATTAGATCCTCCTACTGGTGATGAATTACCAGAAAAAGGATTCGCAGTCGATGATCCAGGATATCAAGCTCCAGCTGAAGATGGTTCATCGGTTACTGTTGATGTTTCTCCAACTTCAGATCGTTTGCAGTTGTTAGAGCCATTCGCAGCATGGGAAGGTACGGATCTTAAAGGCTTGAAATTATTGATCAAAGCTAAAGGTAAATGTACAACTGACCACATTTCTATGGCAGGTCCTTGGTTGAAATACCGTGGTCACCTAGATAATATCTCTAACAACATGTTAATCGGTGCAGTAAACTACTTCAACGATAAAACAGATAACGTTAAGAACCAGTTAACAGGCGAGTATGGTGCAGTTCCTGCAACCCAACGTGCTTATAAGGCTGCTAATATCGGATCTATTGTTGTTGGTGATGAAAACTATGGTGAAGGTTCTTCTCGTGAGCACGCGGCAATGGAGCCTCGTCACTTAGGCGTTCGCGCGGTATTAGTGAAATCATTTGCTCGTATCCACGAAACGAACTTGAAGAAACAAGGTATGTTAGGATTAACATTCGCAAACAAAGAAGATTACGATAAAATCCAAGAAGATGATATCATTGATATCAATGGATTAACTGAGTTTGCTCCGAATAAACCATTAACGTTGGTATTGCACCATGCTGATGGTACATCGGAAGAAATCTTAGCAAACCATACTTACAACGAACAACAAATCGGTTGGTTTAAAGCTGGTGGTGCATTGAATATTATTCGTGCAAACCAAGCTAAATAATAGCCCAACAGTTTAAATCTTAGCAATAAGATGAAAATATTAAAGCCGCTCATTTCCGAGCGGCTTTTTCTATTTAGTAGTTTTCCGAAGTGAGCTTAGCTAATCCAATAGCTTAGCAGTGATGAAGCATATCATTGTTCTTTTCTATTCATATTTCGGTAGCTTTGTCGGAGGATTCTAATCCCTATTACATTTCGCAAAACCATGAAAGCAATTACTACGATACTGAGCATTATTTCTATACTTACTCTAAATGATGTATCCGGTCAACAAATTCCCTTTGAAAAAGATCCTGAACGTAATACGACCGTCACGTATGAGGAACTTCGGAGTTATTATCAAGATCTTCTCAAGGATGAGAAGCAAGCGAAGATTATGGATTTAGGAAAGACCGATGTAGGGAAGCCGCTTCAGCTGATCGTCCTATCGAAGGATGGCGATTTCGATCCGCAAAGCATTAAGGCGAAAGGTAAGGCCGTACTTTTTATGAATAATGGAATACATCCCGGCGAACCGGAAGGCATTGACGCGAGTATGATGTTCGTAAGGGATTTGCTAACGCAAAACAAGCTCTCCTCGGATGTCGTTAT
The DNA window shown above is from Sphingobacterium hotanense and carries:
- a CDS encoding SusC/RagA family TonB-linked outer membrane protein, translating into MKISLKTLFRGEFSLNKGGLKMGRTTILAALLLSSSLVSGQITIPRKTMSLQQALFQIRHQSGYDLFFDADMINQYPRISIELKDVPVDKAVESVLQNLPLDYQIKNKTISILPKKKTTTNERNQQQQSTKGVVVDAQGNPISGASIRLISDRKKATSTNSDGSFTFPGNIQNQEIEVSNVGYETRVIRVQGSTVRVVLESTDNRVEEVVVTGISARKKETFTGASASFNTEELKQVGNTNVIQSLKALDPSFLSMENNLAGSNPNALATIELRGQTSIATDALRDEFSEDPNQPLFILDGFPTTLRTITDMDINRIASVTILKDAASTAIYGSRASNGVIVIETIAPKPGELLINYSTDINIDAPDLRSYNMMNAAEKVEFERLSGRYTIHPRRDKYETQIELDALYAERLKNIARGVDSYWLSDPVQTAVSQRNSLMVNGGDGSLTYGIGGDYRKNNGAMKGSSRDTWGTRLNVDFRHKNFRASNMLYINGYSAQESNYGSFSNWVNTNPYYEKAPSSQPYLAIVSSGYSSEVEYISNPLYLSEIGSFDRTKNYAITNNTKIRWDINSNWTLNGALQIYKDDTEHNVFISPRHTQYRLINVLEKGRLTNSEMSRLNYTANASVVYHKVFAGKHSLNGQVHAEVFNSNANSAGFIAVGFPTFSTGAARYAYGYLENSRPQSSAIVERRNSLISTFNYSYDNKYNADFTFSYDGSTAFGVDNLYSPFFSGGLSWNLHKEQFFNDVAPAINLLRLRGNYGRTGNQNFTSYTSITTYDYESGYNFWGQGVNVSSLGNKKLKWQNTETISLGLDFAAWNSRLSGYVNAYRKFTDPLVVAVALPSSTSLSRYPINAGNLTVDGVEVYAKYAPIYKLQDRIIWTIGLMGSTYKQEYNDFNSILESMNSNLRQSKSLIQYRDGGDPADIWTVPSLGIDPATGNELFMKKDGTYSFQYDYNDAVVVGNSRPKLQGVFTSNLVYKGFSANVIVRYLYNQDVFNSALYNKVENISMQQLLNSNQDKRALYDRWKQVGDVSSYKRINLIDLGGEYSDLDSHPESTPMSSRFVQQENRLAIESISLGYDIRNTSWLNKIRMSNLKITGYMNDIGYFSTVKRERGIDYPYTRSFSLSLTANIK
- a CDS encoding FecR family protein — encoded protein: MTEHDFKILIDKYLSGQCSDEEKRAVEFWYAVSEDEQEVDQATLNLHKQQIRKDLSKELQRKPKVFAFNNYWKVAAAAVLAYAIAIAIYINQNPKTLPLSEVASIMPAKDQVELKLADGKTIVINPNTKQDITTSEGLSIRVDEQGNLLYQQEEINNSDAPIAYNTLTTPKGTISSILLADGSKVTLNAASSLRFPTRFQQDKREVYLEGEGYFEIKKTANHSSFIVNSKQQAVKVLGTKFVVKNYAGEAESRTSLVEGKVEVRALKANHSLILSPGQEATLNASGLIKREYDESSLAWINNDFIFINADLAEICVELERWYDVKFKIDNDIEKKRFTGAIAKNKSLQEILNIMSSSQNLNFRINAKTIYVSNF
- a CDS encoding sigma-70 family RNA polymerase sigma factor, coding for MISEAVDSLPAKMRQVFELSRKQDLSYQEIADQLAISEKTVKTQIHNALKILRKKLHPYTHFFLF
- a CDS encoding RNA polymerase sigma factor, encoding MNTNDQHIDDIELIHRISEGNHAAYDLLYDRFFEDIYIHIYNKTKDYELTKDLTHDVFLKLWENRDSLTHITNIRGYLYITARNKVLDLIKHNKIVDTYYQSFLHTYKLVESTDFRIREKQI
- a CDS encoding ISAon1 family transposase N-terminal region protein produces the protein MHESFNALMPLIIPEGVSDYFEMTHYSKEEKRLDIFLEEVNTTPEEYQGQKLISKGFFEPVTLQDFPIRGMQVYLHVKRRRWLNQDTDKVVYRNWELVAKGTRITQDFAAFLKGISGQPGS
- a CDS encoding ISAon1 family transposase, which codes for MSASKLRRYYRNKLSGFQDWEHRENARDGLIFPQNVSGHLSIDETCLSHGELYTVVTNKEARGKKGTIVAILNGTKSENIIPILQKIPQRLRNKVQEITLDLAGNMGLIAKRCFPNAVQVIDRFHVQQLAAEALQEIRIKHRWQAIDDENQAIDQARKNKETYFPEVLSNSETIKQLLARSRYLLYKSEHKWTLEQRERAAVLFERYPDIEKAYRLSQELSWIFNTTIDKIYAFTRLAKWADKVEQAGFKSFNTVSRTINIHHKKILNYFDNKSTNASAESFNAKLKAFRSQFRGVGDINFFLFRLTKLFA